From Arachis hypogaea cultivar Tifrunner chromosome 3, arahy.Tifrunner.gnm2.J5K5, whole genome shotgun sequence:
AAAATGCTTGTTTCAAAAATGCTTGTTAACTTGTTATTGgctaaatttttattagttacttaaCAAGATTATCAAATATTATCTTATGGTTGAAAATTATGTATGTTAATTTTAGACATAATTAAGTTtttcatcaattaaaaaaaaaagcttctctatcatactcaccatcaaagTAACATATAAATAAGTTGACATACATtagcaatattaaaaaaaatcagttaCTTATGATGATTTAAAACAAATCATTCTTAAATAACAAGTTATTGAATAATAACTTAGTTACTATAAAGCAGCTATTGATTACCTATTGTGAATTTGAATAAATGAGTTTGAAGTTATTAAAGGGTTAAGAAAATGGAACACTAAAATGGAGGTTGGATTGAAAAAGAGTGATTTGATAGAAAAATATCATTGTGATTTGTGAAAGTTTTAAAAGAAACAGAAATTAATGTGAGAATTACAGTTTGGTTCTGTTAAATAATGTTGATAATGACATGGACGGCCAAAATTGCATCAGCCATGCATGGTCCGAAATGTTAGCCGCAAGAAtggttaataattaattaattaattaattaccctTAAAATATGATTAATCAGCAAACCAAAACGTCATGGTCAATATTGTTGATTCAAGTGGTCGCTTATTTACGAAGGAATAAAACTTTTgttagaagatattttttttgcatGATGTGAATATTTTTTATCCACAATTggataattaattcaaaatttcagaatttttatATGGAAGACAATGATAAAACTGTCAATACTTAATATTTTATATCAGTCTTCAAATTTTTCAGTCTGATGTTTTAATTCcaacaatttttaattatatgcaacatttatttttaagttatattatatttattttttcaatgtttttcctcttatatatttattattttataaaattgaagcttgtcaaaaatatatctgatttatgatttttcatgCATATTTaatttaagagtttaattttgatgtactaatattaaattttttatataattatataattcaattcataaatttaaataattttttaaatattaaatttaaaatttaattatttttactataaaaattaaatccatattttgaatattatagCATATTTCTACTATTGTCTTTAAGATGTTTCTAGTAAAtttccaaaaataaataattgtaattatTAGTATTGAAATTGTATTATATTCCAAATATAATGTTTACTAAAAATACGATGGTTATAcaatgggtttttttttttagatattgtaaAATGAAGAGTGTAATACAATAATATTATGTAAATTTAGTGTAATACATTTATatgaaatagaataaattatcacTAACGATTtgagttaataacaaaaaaaatacacttACCACGTGAGTAACGATTTGATGGAGAacactaatattaaaaaaatcagtatttttattttttttcaataacttttaacaaataatttttacttcttttttctttttttctcttttcacaAGTCATAATAAGAGTGAGTATGGGTCGATTTAGTTTGAATTtgtgtttttttatatatgtacccaaatcaaaccaaaccgattaagaacgaATTAATTCGGTTCGGATAATTAGGTACCTGATaactttaaaattcataaaaaaaactaaatttttatcttaaaattcaacgagtataataaatatgtaacatcaatagaaataatccaaacatgttaaacaccaaatacattaaaaactaaacttatcaaaatccaaacatattgataatgaataataattgtcTAATGAAAAaaccatatatatatttttattttttttatttgattaatatatGATCTGGTTCGCGGGTTAGTTCGGGTTCCGCACCCTAAaaccgatacccgaaccaatAACTAACAAAAGTcatcggtttggttcgggttggaCTCGATTATCCATTGgtttcagaaccaatttaattagttCAGTTCGAATTTAGACGGTAATCGAATACCCACTACTCGTGCTCACCCCTAAATCATGATTCACGATTTGATTTAGTGTATAACGATTTATGTAAAAGCTGTTATTAATCTCATATATATGTGCATGATATGCTTAAATTCTCAGTCTCAATGTATTATACCTATCTAATTATGGGctaaaaatttagatataaaagTAAGATGTGTGATATaccttaatattataattttgagTATTTTGTAAAATTGTGAGATGTACATAAATTAgacttacaaaattttaaaaaattgaaatacaCAAATCCGACCATCtgatttatgtttaaaaaattttaaaaatttggaatACACAAATCTGATGGACGGTTCGATTTCTATACCACTTGCAAATTGAACGGTCTGATTTTAATATCTAACACCACAGCTACGCGAAATATCTATACACTCCATAACTATCTCTTATACACTATTCTTTCTTccctatttaaattaaaaagtgtcTAATCgtggtattaaaaataaaaagcattaTACAAGGTACTAACTGAGTGTTTGGAAATGCTTTAAAATTCAAttcttataagaaaaaaaaaaaaaacaccaaaatgGCATTGATTTTGACAGGTTGTGTCAGAAGGTTGTGAAGCGGAATGTACTATGTAAAGTGACAGGTGGCGATTCATTATTGGGTAGCTCTGAATTTCCCGCCCTTGAGGTAGAACTTCACATCCTCTGGGCCCCACCAATGCCTTATGCCTTACTTGTATTAATGTCACCTACCTACCGCATACACTATACACTAATTATTACGTAATCCTCAAAATACCCTCGTAACCTTCCAATAGCAACATTTTAGTTGGGGAAAAAGACAAAAGGGGCAAGGGGTAATGATGGAAAAGAGAGCAAAAGGGGCTCACAAGTCACAAGTCACACCCACTCTGTACGCTATACTATATACAATACGTCTCTACGGATAATGTATTGTACGCTATACATACGCTACTTGGCGGCACTTAGCGTCAACCGTGGTTTTcgattttctttcccttttctctttctctttctttcatcTCTTTTTTCctgcaaaaaaagaaagaaaagggataaAAACCTCACACATTCTCGATCAGTTTTTTGCATTTTCGCTTCTTTCTCAACTCTTTCAGTCTTACTCCACTCTTAGTTTATCACTTTTCAGctactcttttcttttcttaaatcgctcttttttttttcaattttaattttctcatctgttCTGGATTTTGAAGAGCAGATATACTTTGCGGAAGACTTTTAGGTCAGCGTCATTTCCAAAatctctctatttatttatttgttattaatttttttgaatttgtgtaTGTAAGATCCGCGACTTCAATGTGTTTTTGTTGAATATTctgcattttttttcaaaaatgttatttgtttcttttttttttcttaatttggttTTTCGTTAATGTGAATTTGTTGCATGTGTTGTTTTTCGGAGTCACAGACGAACGCGATGTTCGTGTGAATTAGTACACTCTTTGCTTCTTATTTTCGCAGTTTCTTCTCGTTTATTTGCTGGCTTTCGTGATTCATTTGATAATGCAGTAGTATTATCATTATCTTTTGATTTAGTTTTAACACTGTAAGTAGATCGTTGAAATTGAATTCTGAGTTATTCTTTTTACTAGTTTGACCGATTAAGAATTGGAGATGTTCGTAGTCTTTAACTTATTTCAGTGTATTTGATTTATTTGTCTTCTAGTTCATAGTTTTTGTTTACAACAATTTCAATGAGGTTTAAACCTGAGGTCTCATGTATACTATCCAAAGGAGTGATAGCTCTTTCCACTTtggatttaatttttgttttcttatgaGGCCTGTGTTGTGCCTGTTCTGTAACTTGCATGGATCATTAGTTATACGAATTCTCCATTCCGTGATTGTTTTGCTTAATGATAATCCTAAACTGCATGTCTGATTCCGTTTCATCCGTGTGTTAATTCATTGCGTTGTTTAATTCAGATTCCATCGCATTTCCAAAGCGATTCACGCGGTTAGATTTTAAGTTCTAGTATGGCTAGTATCCCCAATGGCAATGGCAACGGCAACGGCAACAGTAATGTCGGTCTACAGCCTGATCTGCCGCGGAGGACTTACCAAGCAGTAGTGGCTGCGACTCGAGATATGGGAATTTCCAAGGATGGGAAAATGCCCTGGAACTTACCTTCTGATCTCAAGTTCTTTCAGGAGATCACAACAACAACATCTGATTCTGGGAAGAAGAATGCAGTTGTGATGGGTAGAAAAACATGGGAGAGTATCCCTCCCGAGAAGAGGCCCCTTTCTGGTCGACTTAATGTTGTTCTGACTCGCTCTGGTAGTTTCGATATAGCTACAGCAGAGAATGTTGTTATATGTGGAAGTCTGTCTTCTGCTATGGAACTGTTGGCTGCATCTCCTTACTGTCTTTCAATTGAGAAAGTATTTCTTACAGGAGGTGGAGAGATATTTAGGTGAAAATTGTATTCATCCCTTTCATATTAggctcgctctctctctctctctctctctctctctctctctctctctctctctctctctctctctctctctctctctctctctttgcccGTACCTGATAATTTTTATGTTCAGGGAGGCTCTTAATGCACCTGGATGTGAGGCTGTGCATATTACAGAAATTGAAGAACGCATTGAGTGCGACACTTTTATCCCTCAAATTGATACCTCCATGTTTCAGCCATGGTACTCATATTTTCCTTTGGTGGAAGACAACATCCGCTATTCTTTCACCACTTTTGTACGTGTGAGAAACTCTGCATTGGAGTCCCTGAGTCAGAATACTCATTCAGATTTTGATAATAGTTCAGACTCTAGAAAGTTTGAAGTTcagaaattttcttttcttcctaaaatGATTTTTGAGAGACATGAGGAGTACAAGTACCTTAGACTGGTTCAAGAAATCATTTCTGAAGGTACAACTAAGGATGATAGGACAGGGACTGGTACCTTGTCCAAATTTGGTTGCCAGGtaatgttttgattggtttgttGTGAAAATTTCTGTAATTTATATGCTGACCATCCTCCATGATTTCTCAGATGAGGTTCAATCTGCGCAGAAGCTTTCCTCTTCTGACAACTAAGGCATGTACCTGTTTTGTTTGAAAATGAGTCCAATATACTCTGcaagtttatttgttttctcattGGTTTTGGTAGAAATACTTTCGTATGCTATTTTGGATGTTTATCTAGGAAGAGGAACGTCCATTGTAGGTTGACATGATTTCTTTCTTTGTCCCTAGAGAGTATTTTGGCGTGGGGTTGTTGAAGAGCTTCTCTGGTTTATCAGTGGTTCAACAAGTGCTAAGGTAATGATATCTTTTGGCCCATCTTTTTCTGGTTTTCCCCACATGATATGACTGATCAATTTCATCCTAAAAACAAACACGTCATATTGACAGGTGCTGCAAGATAAAGGCATTCATATATGGGATGGCAATGCTTCCAGAGAATACCTTGATAGGCAAgcatgataataaaaaaatcgaTTGCAAATTTTTCTTGTCCGTTGCTGCATTAACTGGATTTACAATTTATATTGCAGCATTAGTTTGACAGACAGGGAGGAGGGTGACTTAGGACCTGTTTATGGGTTTCAGTGGAGGCACTTTGGTGCCAGGTAGGTGAATTGTTACTTTACCTCTGTAccataatttgttattatttgttGTGATTACTGGGTTTTCACTTTCTATCTCATATTTTTATAGGTATACAGACATGCATGCTGATTACTCTGGTCAAGGATTTGATCAGCTTTTAGATGTTATTAACAAGATAAAGCAGAATCCTGATGATCGACGGATAATTCTCTCAGCGTGGAATCCAGCTGATCTTAAATTGATGGCTCTTCCACCCTGCCACATGTTTGCGCAGGTCTGCATTTATATTTGGATTTCTCTTTCAAGAAATCTATGCCTCTCACAAAGTTTTACCTACTTTATCCCCCCTTCATTTCAGTTTTATGTAGCAAATGGGGAGCTCTCGTGTCAAATGTACCAGCGATCTGCTGATATGGGCCTGGGTGTGCCATTTAATATTGCATCTTATGCGCTCTTGACATGCATGATTGCTCATGTTTGTGGTATGCAATCTATTTTCTGAACTTTTTGTGCTAAATGAAAATGATTACGGATGTGTTAATAACATCTATGCTGATCAAATATCTACTCTTGCAAATTATGCTAGACTACATACTTGGTCAATCACTCTATCTTGCAATCTGACAACTTAAATGTTGAGGTTTTCATGGGTTCAATAGAGATTTTTGTCACTTTGGTTGGTTGTAAATGGCTAAGCTTTGAAGCTGATTAATAGGTTGTGATtgttaataatttaacattatgCTCTGGTTAGTTTGTGTACAAAGGGCTGTatggctgcgtttgtttacaagGGCACCCGCTGAAACATTtacacagagacacaaaatcgtgtttggaAGGTTAGACATGGACAGAGATATTGAGTCCTGGGACACTAAATTCATGTATTGTGTCCGACAGGAAGGACAGAGACATTGGGCGGAGATAcggcttatttttttttattatcactatcaaattttcataattatatttttttatcattttattttttattctaaattttgtgtgaagaaaaaaattaaggcAAATTGGACTTTTTATTGTTTGTTctcttttatattcaatttatcaacaaacaaaatataaaaacactaatttttatGTCTCTCTCCTTTGTCTCCTGTTCTCACAGTATCTTGTTTTGTTATGTTCTCAAAATCAAACGCAGCCTACGGTCCATTTAAAATTCCAGTAACATACGAGTCTATGTATTGAACTTTGCCACTAGCAGCTTGATTTAGTTGTTTTATTAAATAAACTTAGATTAACCAACCTGTATATTATGTCCTCTTTTTTCAGATCTTGTACCAGGTGATTTTATCCATGTTATTGGGGATGCACATGTTTACCGCAATCATGTGAGACCTTTGCAGGAGCAGCTCCAGAACCATCCTAAACCTTTTCCGGTATTTAATTTTAGCATATTCACAGcaattagatattattttatagtTTACATGAGATGTGAAGTTTGTATGATAAAGCGTTTGCTTTAATTTAGTCAGTTCACATTTGAGCAATGCTATGGATTTTCTCAAGTTAAACTACCTGAATTCCATGCAGATTTTGAAGATAAACCCAAAGAAGAAGGATATAGATTCTTTTGTGGCAGCTGATTTCAATCTCATAGGCTATGATCCTCACCAGAAAATTGAAATGAAGATGGCTGTTTAGGAATCTATTAGCATCTCAATCCTTTCTTCAAGTTGTTATGGTTTTTCTGAAACGAGGCAAGTAAGAAAAAATAACTCTTAATTCAGTTGAGCTAGTTTCGAGTTGGTAACTGTTAAAAGAAAAATCCGGGTTTCCAAAATTACAGTACCTACAATAATATTATAAGTTTGAAAATCACTCCATTATAACAAGTTGATGTATCTGCTTTTCAGAGAATTTTAATCTGTGAAAGCATAGGCCCTATTTTGAAATTAGGGTATTTCTTTTCATTACATCTTTAGGCACTTATTCCGTATTCTGGTCTCTCTCTACTGTACTGAGGCATATTCTTATTGTTTCAGGCTAATACTATAGGAGGTTTATGTTTAGTTTCAtggagaaaataaagaactaCTTTGGCACACTTCATATTTTGTGTGTGTCGCCATTGAGAATCCTTTAGTCGTGGGTCTAAGGTGATTTAGgttattttgtttttatcaaaTGCAGACAATAAGTTATATGAAGGTCAGTAACTTGACATTTATGATTACCGGCTTCTTGTTTACCTGTTTTAGTCCTACTTCTCACAGGGAAACTTTGGTTGTTATTTTGTTAAATCACTTATCCCACGtgagttttcttctttcttttctgtttattgGATTATATAATTGGATGAATTTGGGTGGAGAGACCCCATCCGTTGCATAGATAATAATTTATCTACAAATAAACTTTTATAGTAAAAGTCTCTCTTCGTAAATGACTATACAGGCTTAAACCCATTGAGTCATTGAGGATAGGTATAGGGACTTACCACCAAAACTCAACAATATTTGGCACATACGGCAAGTTATtacaaaggaaactctattaggATAATAAAAGACAAAAGGGTACAGTTCAACCAACCGTAAGATATATTATTTCTCATGTCTCATTGTCAAGTATCTTTTGTCATGTAGGCGACTAGAGTAGCACCCTTCAATTTCTTTACTCTGTTGAGTTGGATGGTTTTGCTTTTGAACCTTGTGAACAATTCATCCATAATTTCCTCCCCAAATTCTGCCTTCAAAATAGGTTCACTTACGGCTCTTATGGTCCTGGCTTGCCTCTCTCCAATTGCGTCTTCATCCTCATGAATAAAAGAGTTGTCATTACTAGTCTCCATTACACTCTCCACTATATCATATATTATTTTCTCCATCCTTTGAATGTTAAACGATCCTTCTTCTTCAATTACTTGCCTAACCTCTTCAGCCGTAGGAAAGTATGATGATATGTTGTATGAGTCTAACTTTCTCTTCTCAACCTTGTGCTGCGGCATAAATCACACCATTATGTAGGTTATGATGTAGATGAGTTTAACTGATTAAAATTCACACATGATAAGAGTCTTAAATCTTAATACAGTGTAACTTGGCGCACTAAAAACGGAGATTAGAGCTATTCCTTGGTCAATATATCCTATATCATTGGTTATTTTTTGTGTACACCTAGAATAGTTAATATTAATACGAGGTTGCATTTACTTACCTCTGAGACCATGTTGTTGAGTATTGCACCAATTACCTCCCAACCATTGATTGTATTATGATTTTGGTCTAAAATGATCATAGAAAGGACCATAGCACCACCAGGAATCAATTCTTCTGAACGTGATCGCAAGAACACCTTCAAGTCTCTTTGAAATTGCTCACTATAAGCTTTGTGAACTCCTGGAGGGCTTGCCTTTGTGAGACATATTGCTCCTTTGTTCATTGGCTTTTCTACTTCACTATTCAACTCCTTCGGAATCTGATGTCACTTGCCAAAGCAAAATTAAAATGCCACACtattattatatacttatatattttGGTTAAAAATAATAACTGAGTTTAGGTGATGCAGTAATAGATAATTAGctgtttgtataaaaaaaatttacacttATGGTGCCTAGAAACTAAATCCATTGTTATATTAATTAAACCTGAGAAAGCCAGTGCAAGGTGCTGGAAGAATGAAAGAAGTGAATGGAATGGTTGGGGAAGAGTCTCCCATAAAATGTGCCAGGGGTGCCACTAATGAAACATGGTCCAAATTTGTGACCAATTTCCTCTTCCATCCTCTTGTAAAAATCAGGGACTGActtaaatatgttattgaaatcATTGCCATATAGATCATTCAGGAAAAATTGGTACATGGGTGGGTCTTGATTCAAGGTTTGACTCATGGCATCAACTACTTTGACAGTAGTAGATGCTACCATAAGTGTATTTGGACCCGATGAGCACCCTAAATCCGCCACTTTCAAACATTCTGGTGAAGTTGACCGATACAATTTGATTATGCACTCTTCCATGATATGTTTTGTACGGAGTATAGCATTTTTCTGCATGAATGAAcattagaagagagagagaaaagaaaaaaaaaaagaaggggggggggggggggagttcTATGTATAAGTTAAACGATTTGAGGAAGAGAAAGTAATACTTGAAACATAGAGTTGTTAGCGTAGCTTGTTTCTCCGGTACCTCCATTCATGTGAAGGACTTGCTCAGTTGCCATCGTTGATCATATGGAAAAGACAAGAGAACAACTTAATTTGTAGGCTTGTACCTAACAAGCATGCACTAATGTAATTAAGCAATCATCAGCTGGCAAGTCGATGGTGAATTGAATATTGATCATGATGGCAACATCCCAACCTTGCAAGTTTGACATAATATCGTTTAGTATTAATTTATGTCAATGGTCATCAATGGCATAATAGCTCATTTGTTGAATTGTAAATTTGGACATTCGAAATGAAATAGAGAATACTAGCATTTTTATCCGTAATAATATtacgaaaatataaattttttaaaattacgatCTACTTTGTTCTGACATTATAGATTATGTATGGTACAaatgatttataaaatcaaacaatttttacaaaaaaaagttGTAGGTTGACAAAAATCTTTGACTAAGAAGACTAATgtatatgtaaataaaaaatcaaataataagatttttagttattatttttatatgaaaaagtctaattttttattaataattaattttaacattcgttatctaaaatttaaaacaactAGTATATATTGCCGTGTCTTAcacgggataatacataaaattatataaaaaaatttattaaaatttaaatgaaaaatatctatagtaattattattattataaatatttttacaacttaaaaatattaaaaataattaatatttgttttaatcAATCTGAATTGGATAAATGGTCATCTCATTTGTTCATTTAAGCAAGATAAGAATCTATTAGTTAGTGacagacccttaataaatagagtatCAATATGTGTTGGATTAGTCATCGACTTGTCGAGTTAGGAAATCCgttgaaaaaaattgtatttgtctttaaaatagattaactTTTCATTAATAGCACTACTTATGGACTTTTGTTTTGTTGAAATTTACTtgggacaattttatttgttggtatcatattcattcttgaagtcaaaacaatatgatcagtactgttacttgttaaaacttcacattttatgaaataatttctaaattttcaaattcataaactgATGTCATTACAAAAATTATTAGATCGATCGATTAATATTTCTTGGTAACATAGTGTATCGAAACACCATCATTGAATATTAGTTAGTGTGAAGAGAAACCAataacaacttttgttattcaatatataatttattctattaaaaaataaattaatattttctaaacttgtaaatacattttttttctaatttcttacattattttatttaacaatatttatcattaaaaaatagcaaaaaatcatactattttacaatatatatgatgtgcaaagtaatttcttatcttgaaattaattctggttagtgagataaaatttaaaatatttttttattttcttactcaaatttaaatttaaatttagaattgattaacaactcattttttaatttcaataaaaaaaactaaattggtTCGATATAAAATATTgagcatttaataatttcaatcatttaaattttaattaccaaaaattggattaaaaattaattataaacttaataattgataatatatattatattatattagtacgtaaataataatatccaatgtattaattatttatttttttgacagatttaatgtataatctattgagaattgatttattatccaaaatttttttcataaattttgtaatatgtgaaaatagtgatcttattttttattattatttaagaaaattttcataattttttaattatataattaacttaattcataacttttattattgcttttatactaaaaaaatatcaatttatattatttacatattttttcactactaataaataaataagtatttgcACTATTATACTTATTGTCCTAGATAATAACTTAAATtacttattttgtatgttaaataatattttatatgttaaatttattaaatattaagatgaaaAATTTGTTCaacaaattatataaatagtcattacagaaaagaaaaaaaattatgtatcatatataataatccttgatatatatagtgtcatgtatatattaagattatctattttaattatgtgagtaattatttttattttcacttttttgttacattagaaaataatatttaaaactaaaaaagagataattaatttttttaatttgaattaaaaaatatcttataaatatatccaacttatatatatactaagtgttataatattaaatagtatagtatttgCTATAACAATGACTTAAAATATTAATCCAAGATATATTTGGACCTAGTAAGACCTCAATACAAGTAAGATCAACTAAAATCTATTGTTAGGGTCCTAAATTCGACTTAGGTTCATTACCTTAAATGCCCAACGCAGATGAAGTCCACGCATTCCCTCTTAAATCGGCTCAGATTGGATCCCGTTGCTAGTTAGATATGGTAATGAGTACTCAGGAGAGCGTGAGAATCCCCCTTCCCATCCCtcattcatatttaaaaaaaatgcccCATTCCTTCTCTGTCATTGCAAGTTCCTGTTTAATTATTCCTTAGGGAATGCAGATCTCTTCGGGTATCTACGaatattctttgaaaatttttgaaaaaaattaacacaaaatgatataaataataatcataaaataatcgatccaatataattcaacacaatttataacatattcgttatgaaaaataacatttcaaaaggagaaaacataaaaacataatccaacataataacataacataattttttaggaCGATATTAAGTGACGTAGTGACCGATTTGAGAGGCAGAAaaagtgagttagagagagaagatcaaggcttttatatttatatagataTTAAAATTGAGACATGCacctagttttttttattttgggggGATATACGTAAAATTGGTATGTAAATGGTTTATAAAGGTGATTTACCCCACATATTATAACTTGtgaaatcataatattttgagaagtgatgtatagacaacttaaatgttgataagtctgaaaaataaaaaaaataaaaatatcaaaaaattacatgttgacccataagatttttttttaaaaaaattgttcataatctatgattaataactttaaaattataaatatgttatttatcttatatatttttttatttaatagagaCATATAATTTTGTTATCGGCGATGTTAATGGTTATAAAgagatttttacttttaaataaattatagagaaattaaaaataaaattggctGCTATTTTTctgacaatttatttatttattagtctaaattaaaattaaattatatatttaatttatatttatttgtttatcctaATGAtcgtatataatagataatatatttaagcatgttttgaaagaaactattgaattttatataattaaaagttaactATGAAATTAAAACTAAGATGAAGTGAAATACAATAAACATACGAGGagtgaaagtaaaataaataattaaaaataagataataaaataattaaaaaaagtaaaaaagacagaaaaataaTGCATGtagttgataaaaatatattgtaaaaaaattagtataatcaataaatatatgaaagacaaaaattaagatatatttttgttaaaaaatttaagaaaaatattatgaaGAAGAACCTATTAATTAATCAtgttttatgaaaatattataaaaaaatttaatgttagtaaataaaatagtaactcttttaagaactattaatcaaaatacataaaagta
This genomic window contains:
- the LOC112789171 gene encoding bifunctional dihydrofolate reductase-thymidylate synthase, with the translated sequence MASIPNGNGNGNGNSNVGLQPDLPRRTYQAVVAATRDMGISKDGKMPWNLPSDLKFFQEITTTTSDSGKKNAVVMGRKTWESIPPEKRPLSGRLNVVLTRSGSFDIATAENVVICGSLSSAMELLAASPYCLSIEKVFLTGGGEIFREALNAPGCEAVHITEIEERIECDTFIPQIDTSMFQPWYSYFPLVEDNIRYSFTTFVRVRNSALESLSQNTHSDFDNSSDSRKFEVQKFSFLPKMIFERHEEYKYLRLVQEIISEGTTKDDRTGTGTLSKFGCQMRFNLRRSFPLLTTKRVFWRGVVEELLWFISGSTSAKVLQDKGIHIWDGNASREYLDSISLTDREEGDLGPVYGFQWRHFGARYTDMHADYSGQGFDQLLDVINKIKQNPDDRRIILSAWNPADLKLMALPPCHMFAQFYVANGELSCQMYQRSADMGLGVPFNIASYALLTCMIAHVCDLVPGDFIHVIGDAHVYRNHVRPLQEQLQNHPKPFPILKINPKKKDIDSFVAADFNLIGYDPHQKIEMKMAV
- the LOC112789173 gene encoding probable caffeine synthase MTL2; the encoded protein is MATEQVLHMNGGTGETSYANNSMFQKNAILRTKHIMEECIIKLYRSTSPECLKVADLGCSSGPNTLMVASTTVKVVDAMSQTLNQDPPMYQFFLNDLYGNDFNNIFKSVPDFYKRMEEEIGHKFGPCFISGTPGTFYGRLFPNHSIHFFHSSSTLHWLSQIPKELNSEVEKPMNKGAICLTKASPPGVHKAYSEQFQRDLKVFLRSRSEELIPGGAMVLSMIILDQNHNTINGWEVIGAILNNMVSEHKVEKRKLDSYNISSYFPTAEEVRQVIEEEGSFNIQRMEKIIYDIVESVMETSNDNSFIHEDEDAIGERQARTIRAVSEPILKAEFGEEIMDELFTRFKSKTIQLNRVKKLKGATLVAYMTKDT